The region GCGGTAATGTGGCAATGGACGCTGCGCGTTGCGCAAAACGTCTCGGCGCAAAAGAAGTATCCATTCTCTATAGACGCACAAAGCAATGTGCGCCTGCACGGGCAGAAGAGATCCATCACGCAGAAGAAGAAGGTATCATCTTTAAAGAAATGATCTCTCCATGCCGCATTTTCGGAAATGAAGACGGTTGGGTAACCGGCATTGAAATGGTCAAGACTGAATTCAAGGGAACCGATAAGAGCGGACGCCCAAGACCTGTAAATGTCGAGGGATCTGAATTCATTTTGGAAATGGATACAATTATTAATGCTCTTGGCACAACACCGAACAGGCTGTTCCTCAGCAATGTTCCGGAGCTGGACACCTATTCATGGGGTGGCATCAAGGTCGATGACAACTATATGTCGAACATCCCCGGTGTGTTCGCTGGTGGAGATGCACTTTCGGGCGGATCAACGGTCATCGATGCAATGGGAAACGGCAGAGATGCTGCTGAAGCCATTGATAAATATCTAAATAATCCTTAAACATATACCAAGGGGGCTCTCATGCAAAAAACACTAAAAGCCAAAGATATTATGGAAAAAAACGTAATAACTATTGGGCCTGATGTTATGCTAGATAAGGCAATTCAGAGATTATTGGAAAACAGAATAAGCGGAATGCCCGTTGTCGATGACAATGGAAAAATTATTGGCATTATTTCTGAAAAGGACATTCTGAATTTCTTGTTTTGTGGTTATCTTCATAATACAACAGTTAGTGAAGCCATGACAGAGAATTTAGTTCATTTCGATCCAGAGACAAGAATAGAAAAAATTGCTATTGCGATATCAAAATATCAATTTCGCAGAGTACCAATACTTCAGGACAGCAAAGTTGTAGGGATTGTTTCGCGAAGAGATATTATTCGTCACGTGCTTTAGATCACACAAAAGAGACCTGATTATTGATAATCATCCTGTAATCTCTTTAAGCACATTCTATAGCTGTTGATAATAACGTATAGTACCCTCTCTCACTCAAGCATAAAGAACCGCCTTCGGGCGGTTTTTTTTATTACTCTTTCTTATGGTTCTGTATATTTAATTTATTGACAAAAATTGGGCTTGAATAATTCACTCTCGTGAATGCAAAAAATTTATAAGGACTCA is a window of Candidatus Cloacimonadota bacterium DNA encoding:
- a CDS encoding CBS domain-containing protein — encoded protein: MQKTLKAKDIMEKNVITIGPDVMLDKAIQRLLENRISGMPVVDDNGKIIGIISEKDILNFLFCGYLHNTTVSEAMTENLVHFDPETRIEKIAIAISKYQFRRVPILQDSKVVGIVSRRDIIRHVL